From Mumia sp. ZJ1417:
CTTGCGACGACGATCCCCCAGGATCGCGCGGCCGGCGCGCGTACGCATCCGCAGGCGGAAGCCGTGCTTGCGCGCGCGGCGGCGGTTGTTCGGCTGGAAGGTGCGCTTCGTCACGGGAGTGCTCCCCATCGTGTCGTGTCTGCGACCGCAGGCAATCGCGGTCATCGG
This genomic window contains:
- the rpmH gene encoding 50S ribosomal protein L34, which codes for MTKRTFQPNNRRRARKHGFRLRMRTRAGRAILGDRRRKGRARLSA